ATGCCGCTGCAGCGCCGCCTGCCCAAGCGTGGCTTTACGGCTTTTGATAAAAAGACATTTCAGGTGGTGAACCTGACGGCGCTGGGAACCCAGGAAAAAGAGATTACCCCCGAATCCATGTTCGCCCTGGGGCTGGTCCGGAAGAAAAACCAGCCGGTGAAGGTGCTGGGCAAGGGAGAGCTTAAAAAAGCGCTGACGGTCAAGGCCCATGCCTTTTCGGCCTCGGCCCAGAAGGCCATCGAAGCCGCCGGGGGAAAGATCGAAGTGCTGAAAGTGCTCAGCAGCCACCGGACCGACTAAAGACTTAATTAATCATTCAGCCACCCTTCTATACATCAGGGTAAACTCCGGCACTAAGACATAAAAATAACCATTCACAATTTACGATTCACGATTTGGTTTGGTGCCTTGGTGTCTTAGTGGCGCTGGATAGTTACAAAAAGGCTATAATTTAAATTTGGATGCTGACGATGTGGGAGAAAATCCAGAATATATTCCGGATCCCCGAGCTGAGACGGAGGATACTATTCACCCTGGGGATACTGGTGGTTTACCGGATCGGGGGGCATCTGCCCACCGCCGGGATAGACACCCAGGCCCTGGCCGAGTTCTTCCGGGCCCAGCGGGGCACCCTGTTCTCGATGTACGATCTGTTCGTGGGCGGAAACCTCTCTCGGGCCACCATTTTTGCTCTGGGGATCATGCCCTATATTTCGGCCTCCATCATCATGCAGCTTTTGGGCGCGGTGATCCCGTTCCTGGAAAAACTGCAGAAGGAAGGCGAGCAGGGCCGCAAGAAGATCACCCAGTATACCCGCTATGCCACCGTGATATTGGCCCTGTTCCAATCCTACGGCATTTCCATATTCCTGGAATCCCTGGCCCCCAACGGCCTGGCGGTGGTGCCCAATCCCGGGTTCGGTTTCCGGATACTGACCATGATCACCATGACCGCCGGAACCATCTTCGTGATGTGGCTGGGGGAGAAGATCACCGAGTTCGGCATCGGCAACGGCATCTCCATGATCATTTTCGTGGGCTGCCTGGACAGCATTCCCGGCGACCTGATCAGCACCTACACTTCGTTCCGGGGCGGCGAGCTCAACATCCTGGTGCTGGCCTTCATCGCCCTCCTGATGGTTGGGGTCACCGCGGTGGTGGTGGGGATGACCCAGGGCTCCCGCAAGATCCCGGTGCAGTACGCCAAAAGGATAGTGGGCCGCAAGGTTTACGGCGGGCAGAGCACTTATATCCCGCTGGGATTCAACACCGCCGGGGTGATACCGATCATCTTCGCCCAGAGCGTGCTGGCCTTCCCCATGACCATAGTCACCTACATCAAGGCCGACTGGGCCCAGAACCTGGCCGGTCTGTTCACCATGGGCTCCTGGCTCTACAACATCCTCTATGCCTTTCTGATCATCGCCTTCGCCTATTTTTACACCGCCATCGTCATCAATCCGGCCGATCTGGCCGACAACATGAAGAAGTACGGCGGGTTCATTCCCGGCATCCGGCCTGGCTCCAAGACCGCCGAGTACATCGAACGGATCCTGACCCACATTACTTTGCCCGGGGCGGTGTTCTATGCGGCCATTGCCATCCTGCCCACTTTTCTGATGAGCGCCTTTCACGTTCCGTTCTACTTCGGCGGGACCACACTGCTGATCATAGTGGGCGTAGCCCTGGACACCCTGCAGCAGATAGAGTCCCATTTGCTGATGCGCCATTATGAGGGTTTCATCAAAAAGGGCAAGATCTCGGGCCGGGCCGGGCGGATGTAATATCTTATTGCTTCGGCGAATAAATAGCGCAATGTATCATTCTCGCACTTCATTGCATTCAGTGTGAACCCTGAGCCAGTTGGGCACGCTTGCCTTACCCAGGGCAGGCTTCCAGCGGGAATCCAGGCCTGGATTCCCGCTGGAATTTATCCCGCACTTGATGCGGGACGGGCATGACAACAAGGACGGTCGAAAAACGGATAAGGATTATTGATCCATTTAATTGCCCGAG
The sequence above is drawn from the candidate division TA06 bacterium genome and encodes:
- the secY gene encoding preprotein translocase subunit SecY, producing the protein MWEKIQNIFRIPELRRRILFTLGILVVYRIGGHLPTAGIDTQALAEFFRAQRGTLFSMYDLFVGGNLSRATIFALGIMPYISASIIMQLLGAVIPFLEKLQKEGEQGRKKITQYTRYATVILALFQSYGISIFLESLAPNGLAVVPNPGFGFRILTMITMTAGTIFVMWLGEKITEFGIGNGISMIIFVGCLDSIPGDLISTYTSFRGGELNILVLAFIALLMVGVTAVVVGMTQGSRKIPVQYAKRIVGRKVYGGQSTYIPLGFNTAGVIPIIFAQSVLAFPMTIVTYIKADWAQNLAGLFTMGSWLYNILYAFLIIAFAYFYTAIVINPADLADNMKKYGGFIPGIRPGSKTAEYIERILTHITLPGAVFYAAIAILPTFLMSAFHVPFYFGGTTLLIIVGVALDTLQQIESHLLMRHYEGFIKKGKISGRAGRM
- the rplO gene encoding 50S ribosomal protein L15 translates to MKLDQIKPNRGAVKKAKRRGCGTGSGHGGTSTKGHKGQKSRAGSGARVPSWFEGGQMPLQRRLPKRGFTAFDKKTFQVVNLTALGTQEKEITPESMFALGLVRKKNQPVKVLGKGELKKALTVKAHAFSASAQKAIEAAGGKIEVLKVLSSHRTD